A part of Antennarius striatus isolate MH-2024 chromosome 21, ASM4005453v1, whole genome shotgun sequence genomic DNA contains:
- the LOC137588519 gene encoding dexamethasone-induced Ras-related protein 1-like has translation MIKKMSPSESDFAIPAKNCYRMVILGSTKVGKTAIVSRFLNGRFDEQYTPTIEDFHRKLYSIKGDVYQLDILDTSGNHPFPAMRRLSILTGDVFILVFSLDNRDSFQEVQRLKRQIFETKSCLKNKIKENIDVPLVICGNKGDREFYREVQQEEIEQLIAGDENCAYFEISAKRNENVDKMFQTLFTLAKLPHEMSPDLHRKVSVQYCDMLHRKSLKNKKMKDIGEAYGVVTPCARRPSVHSDLMYIKEKAIGGSHGKDKERCVIS, from the exons ATGATAAAGAAAATGTCGCCATCTGAGAGCGATTTTGCCATCCCAGCAAAGAACTGCTACAGGATGGTGATTTTGGGATCCACCAAAGTCGGGAAAACAGCCATCGTGTCCCGGTTCCTTAATGGGAGGTTTGACGAGCAGTACACGCCGACCATCGAGGACTTTCACAGGAAACTGTACAGCATCAAGGGAGACGTTTACCAGTTAGACATACTGGATACATCGGGGAACCATCCATTCCCCGCCATGAGGAGACTATCCATCCTGACAG GTGATGTGTTCATCCTTGTCTTCAGCCTTGACAACCGAGACTCCTTCCAGGAGGTCCAGCGGCTCAAGCGCCAGATCTTCGAGACCAAATCctgcctgaaaaacaaaatcaaggaGAACATCGACGTGCCTCTGGTAATCTGTGGCAACAAAGGTGACAGAGAATTCTACCGGGAGGTGCAGCAAGAGGAGATCGAGCAGTTGATAGCCGGAGATGAGAATTGCGCCTACTTCGAAATTTCCGCCAAGCGTAACGAGAACGTGGATAAGATGTTCCAGACTCTGTTCACGTTGGCCAAACTACCTCACGAAATGAGCCCCGACCTTCACCGGAAAGTCTCCGTGCAGTATTGCGACATGCTGCACAGAAAGTctctgaaaaacaagaaaatgaaggaCATTGGGGAAGCGTACGGGGTGGTGACTCCGTGCGCACGGAGACCGAGCGTGCACAGCGACCTCATGTACATTAAAGAGAAGGCGATAGGAGGCAGCCACGGGAAAGACAAGGAGAGATGTGTGATCAGCTAA